The following proteins are encoded in a genomic region of Nicotiana sylvestris chromosome 4, ASM39365v2, whole genome shotgun sequence:
- the LOC138890026 gene encoding uncharacterized protein produces MVKKVMKAKDTLEKAGYLYEDILKTSHLSIKKIYNQLRGDYPKVSWKRLICNNPGYPKWIFILQLAALGRLYTRDRLAKWGVMTELICPLCDNHDESIEHLFFKSNFSAALWGKMLTWMEINRGPMG; encoded by the coding sequence TTGGAGAAAGCAGGATACTTATATGAAGACATCTTGAAGACCAGTCACCTCTCAATCAAGAAGATATACAACCAACTTAGAGGAGATTATCCAAAGGTGAGTTGGAAGAGACTAATATGCAACAATCCAGGATATCCTAAATGGATATTCATACTACAATTGGCAGCATTGGGGAGGCTATATACTAGAGATAGATTAGCAAAGTGGGGTGTGATGACTGAGCTAATTTGTCCTCTATGTGACAATCACGATGAATCCATTGAGCACCTATTTTTTAAGAGCAACTTCTCTGCTGCCCTATGGGGAAAAATGCTCACATGGATGGAAATAAACAGAGGGCCAATGGGATAG